The DNA region ACTTCTTGATCAGCTACTTCTTCAGCGGTTTTGCCTTTATTCATAGCATAAATCTTCATCGTTTCTCTGGCTCGTTTTCGGAAGTTCTCACTTGCAAAGAGTCCATTGTTACTCTCTAAATAAAATTCTAGCCCTCGCTCATGTAGCCAGTCCACGACAGCTTTTGCATCTTCCTTAGAAATCAGTTGATGCAAGATAACCTGCCCTCGATGTTCTACATAAGAACCATTCCCACCAATCATTCCATCCAGACCGATTTCCCAGAGTTCAGGCTGCATTTCTGCTCGACTGCGACCTGTGCAAGCATAAACTAGGTGCCCATTTTGACGCGCCTGCTGAATAGCATTTTTTGCGGAGTCTGGAATTCGGTTATGATAATCAACCAATGTCCCATCCACATCTAAAAAGACAATCTTACGCATACTCTTTCTCCTCTTTGTTTACTCATAGGTTTATTATAATCCGTTTTTCGTCATAAAAACAGGCGTAAAGTGTGAAAGATTGATACTATTATCTGATATTCTAAAAAAGAAAGCCCCTACGGACTTTCTTCTTACTTATCTTATTTACGTCTTGGTGGGTTGTGAATTGCTACGCCAAGCACATCAAGGAAGGCTTCATACATAACTTCTGAGAAGGTCGGGTGCCCATGAATAGAAGCTGCCACATCATCTACTGTCAACTCAGATTCCATGATTGTCGCTGCTTCGTTAATCATTTCAGCAGCAACTGGACCGATGATGTGAACACCGAGGATTTCGTGGTATTTCTTGTCAGCGATAACTTTTACAAAGCCATGTGCTTCATTAGAAGCAATAGCACGACCGTTACCAGTAAAGCTGTTGCGACCGATAAGAATATTGTCTTTACCATACTTCTCAATCGCTTGCTCTTCTGTCAAACCAACCATTGCAATCTCTGGGTGTGTATAAACCGCTGCGGGAGTATAATCCAGTTTAGCCTTATGGTGGTTACCATGGATAGCATTTTCAGCAGCAACTTCACCCATACGGTAAGCAGCATGTGCTAACATCTTGGTACCATTCACATCACCCGGTGCGTAGATACCCGGAATAGATGTTTCTTGGTAAGCATCAACCTTGATACGACCACGGTCTAGTTCAAGATTCAAGTTCTCAAGACCTGCCAACTGTGGTACACGACCGATAGAAAGAAGAGCTTTTTCAGAAACAACTTCTGAACCATCATTCAACTTGATTGTCAACTGGTTGTTAGCTTCAATGATTTCAGATACACCAACAGAAGTCAAGAACTTCATGCCTTTCTTAGAAAGGACTTTTTGCAATTCAACAGAGACTTCGCGGTCCATACCTGGAATGATACGATCTGCCATCTCAACAACTGTTACTTCAGTACCGTATGAAGCATAAACCAAACCAAGTTCAACACCGACTACACCGCCACCCATAACAGTAAGTGACTTAGGAATTTCACGCAGGTCAAGAATATCATCAGAGGTCAAAACCAATTTAGAATCAATGCCTGGAATATTGATACGAGATACTTTTGAACCTGTTGCAAGAATCACGCTACGTCCCTTGATAACTTTATCGCCAATAACAACTGTTTTATCTGGGTTAACCTGACCAAGACCATTAAAGATGGTCACTTTGTTGGCTTTCAAGAGTCCTTGAACACCACCTGTCAATGTCTTAACCACTGAGTTCTTAAAGTCAACTGTCTTATCCATATCAATAGTATAATTGGTTGAGGCCAAGTTGATACCACGACCGGCTGCAATCTTCAAACCATCAAGAATTTCAGCATTTTTTAGGTAAGTCTTAGTTGGGATACAACCCTTATTCAAACAAGTACCACCAAATTCTGACTTCTCAACAATTGCGATTTTCCCACCCAATTGTGCACCACGAATTGCTGCATAGTAACCGGCAGGACCACCACCAACTACAACCATATCATACTCATCAGCCGCCAACTCAGTCTTAGGCGCTTGTGGAGTTGCTGCGGGAGCCACAGGAACTTCTAAACCTGCTGCTTTCAAGTCTGCTGTTGCTTGTGCAACTTGAGCAGGAGCAGGTGAACTTCCCACTTCAACGCTTTCACCTTCTGCGCCCAGGTAAGCGATGACTTCTGTTACAGGAACAGTTGCACCGTTACCATGAACGATTTTCAAAAGAACACCTGATTCTTCTGCTTCTAATTCCATACTTGTCTTATCAGACATCATTTCCAAAATGACATCACCTTCGTTGACAAAATCACCCTCTTGTTTTTTCCATTCGATGATTTCACCTTCTTGCATGTCTACACCAAGTTTTGGCATAATGACTTCTACTGCCATGATTAAGATACCAAGAGCGAAAAGAAAGCGACTGAAAAATGGGAAATCATAGAAAATCCTGATTTTCTAAACGATTTATCTTTTTTCTGAGCTTTCCGCTCGGATTCAGTTTCTCCCGCTCTAAATCCTTTCTTCAATTTTGTTAAATGCTTCAAAGTTATAGCGGAGCAGACTAGCTCAAACAGAGGACTGCTCAGCTTTATAGTGACAAACTTAAATCAACAACTCCAATGGATTCTCAAGTAAGTTCTTGAGATCAACCATAAATTTAGCACCATTCATGCCATCAACGATACGATGGTCAATTGTCAAGCAAAGCGCCATGATTGGACGAATTTTAATTTCCCCATCAACCACAACCGGTGTCTGGACTGTCGCTGCAACACCTAGAATTGCTGAGTTTGGCTGGTTGATTATTGGGTTAAAAGTCTTGGTACCAAACATCCCCAAGTTAGTAATAGAGAAGGTTGAACCTGACATTTCAGCACCCTTCAATTTGCCAGACTGAGCCTTTTTGATAACATCTTTAGAGGCTACTACAAACTCTGACAAGCTCATCTTGTCGGCACCATGAACAACTGGTACTACAAGGCCTTCATCCAAACCTACAGCGATACCAAGATTGACAAATTTATGCAACTCGATTTCTTGAGCATCGTTGATGAGTGAGGCATTGAGATAGCGGTGCTCCTCCTTCATAAGTGTACGTGTTACTGCAAGACCAATCAAGTCTGTGAAGGTCACTTTCAGACCTGTCTTATTCATGATTGGTTCAAGAACTTGCTTACGAAGAGCCATGAGATTGGTCATGTCAATATCATAATTAAGCGTGAAGGTTGGCGCAGTTAGATAAGAGTGAACCATCCCTTTCGAGATTGCTTTACGCATTGGACTCATCTTGATGATCTCAACACCTTCTGGTAGTTCCTTAGCTGGTGCTGCTTCTGCTTTAGAAGCCGGTGTTGCAGATTCTGCTTCAGCAGCTGGAGCAAGAACAGCAAGTACATCATCTTTTACAATCTTACCATTGACACCTGTACCGACGAGGGTTGACAAGTCAACACCTTTATCTGCTGCAATACGAGCTGCAAGCGGTGTTGCTTTGGGAGCTGCACCTTTGAAGTCTTCAACATCAACTTTGTGAACGCGACCATTCGCTCCAGTTCCTGGAACAAGACCGAGGTCAATTCCTAGGTCACGTGCCAACTTACGAGCTGCTGGAGTTGCACGTACTTTACCACCACCTTGTGGTTTGGACAATACAGGGGCAACGATTATCGGTGTCCGACCTGCCGGTACTTCTTCAAGAGCTGCGGCAGGTTCTACTACTGGCGCTGAAGAACCATCTAACTCTACTGTCTCACCTTCTGCCCCCAAATATGCGATTATTTCCGTAACAGGTACCGTTGCACCGTTACCATGAACAATTTTCAAAAGGACACCTGACTCTTCTGCCTCCAACTCCATGCTGGTCTTGTCAGACATCATTTCCAAAATGACATCACCTTCGTTGACAAAATCGCCCTCTTGTTTTTTCCACTCGATGATTTCACCTTCTTGCATATCTACACCGAGTTTAGGCATAATGATTTCAATAGCCATAATAATGATACAAAGAACATCCAAATGCGACCGAATGTTGGAGGTTTCCCACAGGATGTCTGCCATCCAAAGTGGACCATCTACATTCCGAACATCTGGTTCGTGTTCTAATCCTTTCTTTCAGTTTCTTACGTTTTCAAGGAATCAAACCAAACTTCGTTTCCATTGTCGGGTTCAATTCCTTTCTAACATTCTCAATGGTTGAATAACTCTTACCAACCAGACTCTTTCAAGCAAGGCTAGGACGCTTGTACGTCCTTTTATTCATTTTTTATCCCTTACTTACTTGCTTATAGATTGCCGCCTTAATTTTCTCTACATTTGGCAATACTGCATTTTCAAGAATGTTTGCGTAAGGAACTGGTACATCATCTGAGGCGATACGAATGATTGGCGCATCCAAATAATCAAAGGCCTCGCTTTCTGTGATAATAGATGCAATTTCACCGATGAAACCACCTGTTTTGTAAGCATCGTTCACCAAGATAACCTTACCAGTTTTCTTAACAGATTCGATAATCAATTCTTTATCAAGTGGGATTAGGGTACGTGGATCAACAACTTCTACACTGATTCCTTCTTCAGCCACTTCTTCAGCAGCCTTCAAAACACGTTCCAACATACGACCGTAAGAAACGATTGTCACATCCGTACCTTCACGTTTGATGTCACCCTTACCGAGTGGAATATAAAAATCTGGATCTAAATTAACTTCTTCTTTCTTACCATAAAGAGCTTTTGGTTCCAAAAAGATAACTGGGTTATTGTCAAGGATAGATGATTTTAAAAGTCCTTTAGCGTCGTTAGCTGTACCAGGTGCGACAACCTTGATGCCTGGAATATGAGTCAACCACGCTTCAAGAGATTGTGAATGTTGTGCTGCTGAACCGATACCTGAACCAGAAGCTACACGAAAGGTTACAGGTGTTTTCAAGCCGCCACCAAACATATAATTAGTTTTTGCTGCTTGGTTCACAATCGCATCAAGGGCGATAGTGATGAAGTCCATGAAAGTCAAGTCAACGATTGGACGAAGGCCTGTTTGGGCGGCACCAACCGCAGATCCTGCAATGGCAGCTTCAGAGATTGGTGTATCGCGAACACGCTTTTCACCAAATTCTTCCAACATACCAACTGATGTACCAAAATCGCCACCATAGATGCCGACATCTTCACCCATCAAGAATACTTTTTCATCCTTACGCATTTCTTCGCTTTGAGCCAAGTTAATCGCTTCACGCAAGGCCATTACTTTTGTTTCAGTCATATTTAAGATACCAAGACCGCACAGAAAAACCAAAATGTTAGAAACCTTCTTTGGATAACCTACATCCAAGGAGAGGTAGCTAGATTTCAGACTTTCCGGTCAAGTTCCATTCCTTTCTTCTATTTCTTTAGAACTGTACAATGATTGCTTATCTGCAATAGAGCAATGATAATTTCGGACACTCCGCTTATTACTAGGCGTCCTTTTACTGCTTTATGTACTTACGACACAGAGAATGCTCAGCCAATATTGCTGAATAGTCGAAATTTGTGAGATAAGTAGGTATGAACTTCCTCATGTACTAGCGCACTGTGTCAGTTCCCTATTTTTCAGTCGTTTTTACGACCTCACAACTTAACATTCTACTTGAACTAAGGACCATGCGAAAAAGATAAATCAGCAGGTAATCTCAATTTTCTTGGCTGATTTTCTATTTTCGCTGTGTCCTCTTAACGTTCTCGTTACTTAATCCACAAACACGTCTTCGTAGGCTACTGAGATGTCTGGATCTGGACTTTCTTGTGCGAATTTAACAGATGCTTCTACTTGTTCTGCTACTTGTACTTCGATAGCATCCAATTCTTCATGGCTTGCAATCCCATTGTCTGTCAAATACTTACGATATTTCTTAAGCGGATCTTTTGCTTTCCACTCATTTACTTCTTCTTTCGTACGGTAAACACCCGCATCCGCTGTTGAGTGACCAAACCAGCGATATGACTCAACCTCTACCATAGCTGGACCATTCCCTGCACGTACGTATTCGATCACTTCTTGCATTTTTTCATAAACCGCAACAACATCATTTCCATCTTCAATATAATGACCTGGCATACCATAAGCGGCTGCACGAAGATAAAGGTGTGGAATTTTTGTGGAATAAGAAATATCTGTTGAGATACCGTAGCGGTTGTTAGTAATGAAGAAGATAACTGGCAAGTTCCAAACCGCTGCCAAGTTCATTGATTCATGGAATGACCCTTCATTAGTCGCTGAGTCACCTGAGAAGGCAATAACGATATTATCTGTTCCAAGATACTTTTGTGTTAAAGCTGCACCAACAGCTAAAGCATATCCACCACCTACAATACCATTTGAACCGAAGTTTCCTTTTTCAACGTTTGCCAAGTGCATAGAACCGCCACGTCCTTTAGACGTACCGGTCGCTTTACCAGCAAGCTCAGCCATCATTCCATTGATGTCGATTCCCTTAGCGATAACATGTCCATGTCCACGGTGGTGCGAGAAGATGATGTCTTGGTCTGTCAAACCAGCAATTGGACCTACAGCGGCAGCCTCTTCCCCAACTGAGAAGTGAGTCATACCTTGTACAAAGCCACGGCGTACTAGCTTATTTAATTTCATATCAACATCACGAATCTGTTGCATTTTCAAGAACATATCCAAGTGCTGTTCTTTTGAGATAGATACCATAATTTCCTCCAAAGGTTTTTCTCTTTCTGTACTATGATAGACCAATATTTCACAAATGGCAAATAATTGAACCGTTTTCTTTTTACAGAAACTTTCGTGAAAACCCTGATTTCGTGCGTTTTTTCACAAATTGACAAAATGTATCCTTTGCTGATTTGATTGTTATTTCACAAACTTTCAATAGTAGCTTGCATGCCTATTTCTTTTCTGTTAATATAAGTACGGAGGTTCTTATGGAGTTTGATCTATTTCTTATGATTTGCAATTATATCGGAACTATCGCTTTTGCTGTCTCTGGAGCTGTCAAGGGGA from Streptococcus ruminantium includes:
- a CDS encoding Cof-type HAD-IIB family hydrolase — protein: MRKIVFLDVDGTLVDYHNRIPDSAKNAIQQARQNGHLVYACTGRSRAEMQPELWEIGLDGMIGGNGSYVEHRGQVILHQLISKEDAKAVVDWLHERGLEFYLESNNGLFASENFRKRARETMKIYAMNKGKTAEEVADQEVEDVLHGIIFNGELYRADLNKISFVLDSYQDHLDSKEAFPQLVANTWGGRGETALFGDLGVKGIDKGNAIGILLAHLGASQADTIAFGDAKIDIPMLEYCAVGVAMGNGGSEILAMADIITDDVEQDGLFNAFEKLGLLD
- the lpdA gene encoding dihydrolipoyl dehydrogenase, with protein sequence MAVEVIMPKLGVDMQEGEIIEWKKQEGDFVNEGDVILEMMSDKTSMELEAEESGVLLKIVHGNGATVPVTEVIAYLGAEGESVEVGSSPAPAQVAQATADLKAAGLEVPVAPAATPQAPKTELAADEYDMVVVGGGPAGYYAAIRGAQLGGKIAIVEKSEFGGTCLNKGCIPTKTYLKNAEILDGLKIAAGRGINLASTNYTIDMDKTVDFKNSVVKTLTGGVQGLLKANKVTIFNGLGQVNPDKTVVIGDKVIKGRSVILATGSKVSRINIPGIDSKLVLTSDDILDLREIPKSLTVMGGGVVGVELGLVYASYGTEVTVVEMADRIIPGMDREVSVELQKVLSKKGMKFLTSVGVSEIIEANNQLTIKLNDGSEVVSEKALLSIGRVPQLAGLENLNLELDRGRIKVDAYQETSIPGIYAPGDVNGTKMLAHAAYRMGEVAAENAIHGNHHKAKLDYTPAAVYTHPEIAMVGLTEEQAIEKYGKDNILIGRNSFTGNGRAIASNEAHGFVKVIADKKYHEILGVHIIGPVAAEMINEAATIMESELTVDDVAASIHGHPTFSEVMYEAFLDVLGVAIHNPPRRK
- a CDS encoding dihydrolipoamide acetyltransferase, producing MAIEIIMPKLGVDMQEGEIIEWKKQEGDFVNEGDVILEMMSDKTSMELEAEESGVLLKIVHGNGATVPVTEIIAYLGAEGETVELDGSSAPVVEPAAALEEVPAGRTPIIVAPVLSKPQGGGKVRATPAARKLARDLGIDLGLVPGTGANGRVHKVDVEDFKGAAPKATPLAARIAADKGVDLSTLVGTGVNGKIVKDDVLAVLAPAAEAESATPASKAEAAPAKELPEGVEIIKMSPMRKAISKGMVHSYLTAPTFTLNYDIDMTNLMALRKQVLEPIMNKTGLKVTFTDLIGLAVTRTLMKEEHRYLNASLINDAQEIELHKFVNLGIAVGLDEGLVVPVVHGADKMSLSEFVVASKDVIKKAQSGKLKGAEMSGSTFSITNLGMFGTKTFNPIINQPNSAILGVAATVQTPVVVDGEIKIRPIMALCLTIDHRIVDGMNGAKFMVDLKNLLENPLELLI
- a CDS encoding alpha-ketoacid dehydrogenase subunit beta, with protein sequence MTETKVMALREAINLAQSEEMRKDEKVFLMGEDVGIYGGDFGTSVGMLEEFGEKRVRDTPISEAAIAGSAVGAAQTGLRPIVDLTFMDFITIALDAIVNQAAKTNYMFGGGLKTPVTFRVASGSGIGSAAQHSQSLEAWLTHIPGIKVVAPGTANDAKGLLKSSILDNNPVIFLEPKALYGKKEEVNLDPDFYIPLGKGDIKREGTDVTIVSYGRMLERVLKAAEEVAEEGISVEVVDPRTLIPLDKELIIESVKKTGKVILVNDAYKTGGFIGEIASIITESEAFDYLDAPIIRIASDDVPVPYANILENAVLPNVEKIKAAIYKQVSKG
- a CDS encoding thiamine pyrophosphate-dependent dehydrogenase E1 component subunit alpha, coding for MVSISKEQHLDMFLKMQQIRDVDMKLNKLVRRGFVQGMTHFSVGEEAAAVGPIAGLTDQDIIFSHHRGHGHVIAKGIDINGMMAELAGKATGTSKGRGGSMHLANVEKGNFGSNGIVGGGYALAVGAALTQKYLGTDNIVIAFSGDSATNEGSFHESMNLAAVWNLPVIFFITNNRYGISTDISYSTKIPHLYLRAAAYGMPGHYIEDGNDVVAVYEKMQEVIEYVRAGNGPAMVEVESYRWFGHSTADAGVYRTKEEVNEWKAKDPLKKYRKYLTDNGIASHEELDAIEVQVAEQVEASVKFAQESPDPDISVAYEDVFVD